A genome region from Frankineae bacterium MT45 includes the following:
- a CDS encoding Helix-turn-helix domain-containing protein (manually curated), with amino-acid sequence MDKSIHSEEQQRLCDLLRTVREESGLRQVDVAERLGVPQSFVSKYETGERRLDLIELRQVCTALDMSLTEFVQRFDS; translated from the coding sequence GTGGACAAGTCAATTCACTCGGAGGAGCAGCAGCGCCTCTGTGACTTGCTGCGAACGGTTCGCGAAGAATCTGGACTCCGTCAGGTGGATGTTGCGGAGCGGTTGGGCGTACCGCAGTCCTTCGTGAGTAAGTACGAGACGGGGGAGCGGCGGCTCGACCTGATCGAACTGCGTCAAGTGTGCACGGCCCTGGATATGTCCTTGACCGAATTCGTTCAACGCTTCGACTCCTGA
- a CDS encoding Dyp-type peroxidase family: MTYADGVLPDAVSRDPHSQAWLIFVDLAPDTDIKTWLRDVATPARDALVAGTVTDGDTEIDPDAVCTVGFGSTVFDKAGISAVRPSGLAAALPPNVPSAAHDLVFYVFTRADVLVASFLRTLAATDPAKIVGLLVERGYQRADKREIFGNRDGLRNGTPTSRPNIAFVPGYSDEPSWTHGGSYLAYLKVTQDVEAWQALSPEEQAAVIGRKADGTRADLPDGTPATEEGEFTQEAVPPATAHIRKAGPRGAENDPVQIFRRGVPFVEVTDNKVVEGLQFVSYQANIADFLTILGRWMNNANFPAAGTGIDALFQHGLATIAHGGLYFAVPHDPRFIGAGAFDDPNQGGHLRIVVQVTDASGAQDPAATLAGATFTITDPAGVSQTAVTTASGCVTVSMLPIDQPLTVSQTVAPAGASVAAPQTVTLNRCTQSTLTFIDARTASPGGYGT; the protein is encoded by the coding sequence ATGACATACGCCGACGGAGTTCTCCCCGACGCTGTAAGCAGAGACCCTCACTCCCAAGCCTGGCTCATCTTCGTTGATCTCGCGCCGGACACTGACATCAAGACGTGGCTTCGAGACGTAGCCACGCCGGCGCGCGACGCGTTGGTCGCAGGCACTGTCACAGACGGCGACACCGAAATCGATCCGGACGCGGTTTGCACCGTAGGATTCGGTTCGACGGTCTTTGACAAGGCCGGGATCTCTGCGGTCCGTCCGTCGGGTCTCGCGGCTGCGCTACCTCCGAACGTGCCGTCGGCGGCACATGACCTCGTGTTCTATGTCTTCACACGCGCAGATGTACTCGTCGCTTCATTTCTTCGTACCTTGGCCGCGACCGATCCGGCCAAGATCGTGGGCCTGTTGGTTGAGCGTGGATACCAGCGTGCGGACAAGCGCGAGATCTTCGGTAACCGCGACGGCCTGCGCAACGGCACGCCGACGAGTAGACCCAACATCGCATTTGTCCCCGGCTACTCTGACGAGCCTTCTTGGACCCACGGAGGTTCCTACCTCGCTTATTTGAAGGTCACCCAGGACGTCGAAGCGTGGCAGGCATTGAGCCCAGAGGAACAGGCGGCCGTCATCGGCCGCAAGGCCGACGGGACTAGAGCTGACCTGCCCGACGGAACACCTGCCACCGAAGAAGGCGAGTTCACTCAGGAAGCCGTTCCTCCGGCCACCGCACACATTCGCAAGGCAGGTCCACGTGGCGCGGAGAATGACCCGGTCCAGATCTTCCGCCGTGGCGTTCCGTTCGTGGAAGTCACCGACAACAAGGTCGTTGAGGGACTACAGTTCGTAAGCTACCAAGCCAACATCGCGGATTTCCTCACCATCCTGGGACGTTGGATGAACAATGCCAACTTCCCAGCCGCGGGGACCGGTATCGATGCCCTCTTCCAACACGGGCTAGCGACCATCGCTCACGGCGGCCTGTATTTCGCCGTACCTCACGATCCTCGCTTCATTGGGGCTGGCGCCTTCGATGACCCAAACCAAGGCGGTCACTTGAGAATCGTCGTACAGGTGACCGATGCGTCAGGCGCACAAGACCCTGCAGCAACACTCGCAGGGGCGACATTCACGATCACAGATCCAGCTGGAGTCAGTCAGACGGCAGTTACCACAGCTTCTGGTTGCGTCACCGTCAGTATGCTGCCCATCGACCAGCCCCTCACGGTCAGCCAAACCGTGGCTCCCGCCGGCGCGTCTGTGGCGGCGCCTCAGACGGTGACATTGAACCGTTGCACTCAGTCCACGCTGACCTTCATTGACGCGAGAACTGCAAGCCCAGGCGGCTACGGCACGTAG
- a CDS encoding DNA (cytosine-5)-methyltransferase 1, producing the protein MQPKASKPGDAGVAISLFAGAGGLDLGVERAGYHVRAAVEHNDDAATTMEKNFLGLNSPVLRGDILDVPTGDILRAAGLRGRSRPDLLIGGPPCTPFSKSGFWLEWKREGLDPDASLLQAYTRVLREARPRRFILENVYALTYNNRASKTAYERLLREIDEAGYAYEAKVLNAADYGVPQARPRLFVIGAEKGKKLPSHPIPTHGGQWERRHSGLKGRPHIGAGAALAGLLSDPEPSEILAGQYAALLNEIPPGDNYLFYTDRRGHPSPRFEWRSRYWSFLLKLDPNRPSPTIQAQPGPNVGPFHWDNRRLRVPEMKRLFTFPDEFEFVGSRASVQAQIGNSVPPLLAQRVAASVRAA; encoded by the coding sequence ATGCAACCGAAGGCCAGTAAACCGGGCGACGCTGGTGTGGCCATCAGTCTGTTCGCGGGGGCAGGCGGTCTGGATCTAGGCGTCGAGCGGGCCGGCTATCACGTGCGTGCAGCGGTTGAACACAACGACGACGCGGCCACGACCATGGAGAAGAACTTCCTAGGTCTCAACTCGCCGGTGCTGCGTGGCGATATCCTCGACGTACCCACCGGAGACATCCTTCGCGCTGCCGGACTGCGCGGGCGGAGTCGCCCCGATTTGCTAATCGGCGGGCCCCCTTGCACACCGTTCAGCAAGAGCGGGTTCTGGTTGGAGTGGAAACGGGAAGGTCTCGATCCTGACGCCAGCCTCCTCCAGGCCTACACGCGTGTGCTCCGCGAGGCGCGTCCACGAAGGTTCATTCTCGAAAACGTCTATGCACTGACCTACAACAATCGTGCGAGCAAAACTGCCTACGAAAGATTGCTCCGAGAGATTGACGAAGCTGGATACGCTTACGAGGCCAAGGTCCTGAACGCTGCCGACTACGGAGTACCTCAGGCGCGGCCACGGCTATTCGTGATTGGCGCCGAGAAGGGCAAGAAACTTCCTTCGCACCCCATTCCCACACATGGAGGACAGTGGGAGCGGCGGCACTCCGGCCTCAAGGGGAGACCGCATATCGGCGCGGGAGCAGCGCTGGCAGGGCTCCTATCAGACCCCGAACCGTCGGAGATACTGGCGGGTCAGTACGCCGCTCTGCTCAACGAGATTCCACCCGGAGACAACTACCTCTTCTACACGGATCGCCGGGGGCATCCGAGTCCTCGCTTTGAGTGGCGATCGCGCTATTGGTCGTTCCTTCTCAAATTAGATCCCAACCGACCGTCGCCCACGATTCAGGCGCAGCCTGGCCCAAATGTCGGCCCTTTTCATTGGGACAACCGTCGACTGCGCGTGCCTGAGATGAAACGGCTGTTCACATTCCCCGATGAGTTCGAGTTTGTCGGATCGCGGGCGAGTGTCCAAGCACAGATCGGAAACAGCGTGCCGCCGTTACTTGCGCAACGTGTTGCAGCCAGTGTCCGCGCGGCATAG
- a CDS encoding WXG100 family type VII secretion target, giving the protein MGVRFDKDSLDHLASAIRSQQAALDGQVKSLLAAAQRDPSGWDGASAVRYDDELHKWAGAQGQLDEAMQAMAKVIDNISAALDDLNSRAMQ; this is encoded by the coding sequence ATGGGAGTTCGATTCGACAAAGACTCACTCGACCACCTCGCTAGCGCGATCCGGTCGCAGCAGGCCGCTCTCGACGGACAAGTTAAGTCCCTACTCGCCGCCGCTCAACGCGACCCGAGCGGTTGGGATGGAGCGTCGGCGGTTCGATACGACGACGAGCTTCACAAGTGGGCAGGCGCCCAGGGCCAGCTCGATGAGGCTATGCAGGCGATGGCCAAGGTCATCGACAACATCTCCGCCGCGTTGGACGATCTCAACAGCCGCGCTATGCAGTAG